CCCGCAGGACGCGCTGGTACTTCCTGATGAACCAGACCTGGGTGTCAGTGGCGACGAGATCGACCTCGCCGCCGAAGGCTCGGGCCGTCGTGAAGAGCGGGACCAGCACGTCACTGAAGGCGTGCCAGAAGTTGAACGTCAGGCCGCCGAGTGCGAAGACCACAGCAGGCACGCTCCGCTGGACCGTGCAGTTAGGCGCCTCTTGGAGGTTGGACTGGTTGAGGGACCTGACGATGACCTCGCGGACGCCGACGATCTTGCGGGACTGCGAGCGAATGCTCCAGGTGGCGGCCTCCGCGGCGGCGAGCTGTGACGGCGGCGGGATGAAGTAGACAAGCGACCTGTTTGTGCCACTCGCCGTACGTGCGTCACCCCACATCTCGCAGCCGTCATACCGCCAGTCGGAAAGGTCGCAAATTGGCTTCAGAGGGGGGGAAACAGAGCTTGgtgcaatttctgcacctgcaAACGAATGAAGAGAAATTTGTTCAAGGAAATTTAGCTGAAATGCTCGCTATCAGAATTTGCTCGATTAGTTAGAACTATTTGTTCAAGGAGAGCTGCATATCAACCTGTGAAATTTGTAGGAGATTTGGTCGGTTCTTTTTCATGGGCCTGCTTTGTGACTGCTGGAGACTCTGTTGTCCTATTGGCTGTGCAAATGTTCAACAAAATTAGCTAGTGATCGTGAGATAATGTAGAAGCTACAGCAGCAGTGTACAATTCCTTTCGATTTTacaatctttttgttttttgaaacgTAAAGAGAAACCCTTCTGAAACATGACTGGTGTGCATGCATGATGAACGAAAGTTCTACATGGAGGACAGTAAAACAATGTCTAGAGTGAGCCTGACCTGGCTCTGGCGGTGGTGCATGATCATTCTTCTCCTCCACCGGCGAACCTTCACCTCCATTTTCTAGCGACCCCGGCAAGAAAACTGCAACGATACAAATCAAGGCAGCGAGTGAGAAGTCCAACACATTTATCCACTCTTGGCAATTCACAGAAGCGGCGGCTCACCGTTGGCACCGAACTGCGGCGacgcggagaagaagatcaCCAGCGACAGGAAGAGGCCGGCGAACAGCCCGATGGCGAGCTTGCTCTCCGAGAGCGCCCGCGATATGTCGTTGAAGGCTTTCATTTCCAATGGAACGGGCTGCTGGTTGGCAATGTCAAGGACGATCCCGTTTCTCTTCGTTAAGAAACCGTCCGATTCAGTTTCACGGAATTCCGTGTTCCTTGACTCGCACCCCCGTGGAATTCTGCATTTCTTCTGCCCCCTGATTTTCTGCCCCCTGGTTACGGCAATATTGAGCTGTTTTTCGGAGTTTGGACAGCTCCAcgtacacacatacacactagTGCTACAGGCAAGAGGCAAAGGTGTTTTAGCAGGTTGGAATTGGTTGCTGTTTTGGGCAGAGGGGAGCAAATGGTTACTCCATTTTTAAGGTTTGTGAAGTTTGGCTGGAAGCTACCAGAATGGCAAATTCGTCCTCTTGTTTGCGTACACTCTCAATGCAGAAACAAATCATTTGACTTCTCCAAAGGTTGGTTAACTATGGCACTTGTCCTGACACAATAACATGCCAACAACCCAACATATGGCTGGTAGAATCTTAAACTATGACATTTGGAAATTGATATTACTATCAGAACCTTATAAGGTACAAAGTTATTTGCAAATAATGTTAGTCCCACTTCTACATTCCTCTATTATTGTCTGCCCATAAAACGATCCTCAACCGTAAAGCATTTGTTCTACACACTCCAATTAGAAACAGATATGCAAATTAATCTCTTCGCCCTTTGACCACCTTGATTTTTCTTTACATTGAATCCCGCTAGGAAATGAAATAGGGTTCGCCCCCGGGCAGAGCAGGTATGGAAACTGTGTAGGGATGATATTTTGCCTTAGGGAAATACTTCACATGCGTCCTAAACAACTACTCCGGTCTTGAGTTGTAAGTGAGACACCgtctaaaattgatttgagtCATCCGGCCTTGAGTTATATGAGAAGGGTTGTACGTATAGCAGACCTCTTCTCAGTATGTTTTTGACCTGACTAGTGTTGTAGTTTTGTTATACTTCCTACTAATATAACAAGCTGCTGGATTGTGACCAACAAGTAGTTTGTGTCCTTCTATGTGAATTCTACTATACTTTCTCGAGTTTTGGCGCTATATCTTttcatcttgtcacttgcaatATCTAAAGGTTGGCACATGCATCAAATAGACATTCTGAATGCTTTCCTTCATGAAATTCTTCGAGAAGAAGTGTATATGTAGCAACCACCATTGTATGAGGACATAAGTAAACCTACAAATTACATACATCGATTAAACAAAGCTATGTATGGGCTCAAGCAAGCAAGAGCCTGGCATTCACGGCTGACATGTAAGCTACAGGAACTCGGCTTCAGTTCATCTAAAGTTGATGCCTCTCTCTGTGTGTTCAGTAGAGAAGGAGTGGCCATTTACATGCTTTATCTATATGGATGACATAATTATTATGAGCTCTTCACACAGTGCTATAAATAATCTGATCCAGAACTTGATGATTGATTTTGCTGTTAAGGATCTTGGTCAACTAGGATACTTTCTGGGCATTAAAGTCAACCAGAAAAAGATGGAGTTCTTCTGTCACAAAAAAGATATGCACTGGACTTGTCAAGAAGGGCAAACATGGACAATTCCAAGGTCATCTCTACACCCACAGCAACGACTGAGAAATTACTATGAGATCAAGGTGTAGCACTGAAAGAGGATGTACAATTTCAGTACAGAAGCATAGTGGGTGGCTTACAATACTTGACTATAACTCGACCAAACATTTCCTTTGCAGTAAATCGAGTCTGTCAATTTATACAAGCTCCCTCTGATATTCGTTGGACTGCCGTAAAGAGAGTGCTTCGTTATATTAAAGGAACCATTTGGCCAAGGACTAAGAAGTCAGAAGTCAACTACAGCTTAAAAAGT
The sequence above is drawn from the Phragmites australis chromosome 10, lpPhrAust1.1, whole genome shotgun sequence genome and encodes:
- the LOC133883642 gene encoding alpha-1,3-arabinosyltransferase XAT3-like; translated protein: MKAFNDISRALSESKLAIGLFAGLFLSLVIFFSASPQFGANVFLPGSLENGGEGSPVEEKNDHAPPPEPANRTTESPAVTKQAHEKEPTKSPTNFTGAEIAPSSVSPPLKPICDLSDWRYDGCEMWGDARTASGTNRSLVYFIPPPSQLAAAEAATWSIRSQSRKIVGVREVIVRSLNQSNLQEAPNCTVQRSVPAVVFALGGLTFNFWHAFSDVLVPLFTTARAFGGEVDLVATDTQVWFIRKYQRVLRALSRYEVVELDTDREVRCYPHLIVGLRGHRDFDIDPARAPNNYDMLAFRMFVREAYSLPPPSTVLPSKSGGTKPRLMIILRGGTRRFVNADAIVGEIERAGFDVVRMEPTFAADMDSVSREVDACDVLMGAHGAGLTNMVFLRTGGVVVQVIPWGKMEPYGEGFFGAPAGHMGIRHISYSIAAEESTLYDKYGKDHPVITDPYVFYKNGSNGEIYWGQQNIRLNTTRFLPTLAMVKRLLQE